The DNA region GCTGCAGTGACTATCGACCCGTTAGAGTGACTCATAAGCGCTCATCGCCGCTGTCGTCCTCCTCGTTATCCTCATCGTCACCATTGTCATCTTCGTCATCGGAACTGGATGATGGATCACCGAAACTGAAACGTAGAATGATTTAGGTTTAATTCTTGTCAGGATGGATAATATTGACTGTACTGTTATCTTGGCAAATTGCCAATTTGATAGCCAATTATCGCATGTGCACATATTGAATTTCACGATCAATTGCagttttaattaattccatcatgatccaaaaaaaaaaaattaaatgtattgaTCTTCGATGTAACATTGCTTTTACGCAAAGAGATTATGGAAATCCTAAAATATTTCACTGCGTTTATTTGGTCCCTATAGTCTTCCATTTCTTTACTTGGGtctcatgttctttttttattgattaagtctctttattttttttatttttgttctataAAAATCCTTCTATCATAGCGTAGTGAGTGTATGTCTACCTGACACATTTAATTTCTGTTAGAGTAAAAATTACGtaattaaagaaatgaaaaaaatgaaaaacaagcacatgaaaattaatattctttaatcaattaagttcttttaattaagctattttttcagttaacttattttattttaattatttaattttcacctcaaacaagaaaactttaaaaaatgaaagtttttaaAGACTATATAATGAGTAAAACACAAAGGAAGCCTTCAATTACAAATtactttcatttatttatttctttaattattttttttttattgaaaatatatccCATTTTAACAGGCAATCATTGAGATGCATGTGTGATTTGTCTACAGATATAGGAAGGGAATGGAAATGTaggattttttatatcaatttttatgtatttaaattaatttaatatcgtaattataataaatttttaataacgtGAAGGAAATCATGCAATTTACCTCTCCTCTAATTCATTCTCATGCATGTTAGAAATATCTGCACTTCTAGGATGTAATttcatgattataaaaaattattttttagtcgaTGTTAATAAACTTTACTTGCTTTAATATAGGTCAATTATTGACTTATAAATCCGATCAATCATTAATTAAGATTGAGTTTCAAATAAAATGAGATGGAAATTGACATGATAATTAACCTATTAAGccaattaaaatttagtttgattcattttaaaaaataaaaataatattttaaaaaaattaacttgattcaACCATGATTAATTCATCTCAATCTTTAACTTAATCTTACACTGAATTATAAATcagattgaatttaataagttaattatgtATATTGATAGACACTATATATAAACGTTTTAAATGTAGAGTTCCCCAAACACGTATGCATGGAACTCAgcaaataaacattattaatcTATATATCAACACAACTAATTAACCAGTCTCTGGTCATAGCTCCCTCTCGTGTGTTCAtatgtgatttttatatataaaacaaaaaataataaagaaacgCGTTGTTCTTTCGAACGTTTTAACTGGATCTATTGAAACACTCATCTGGTCAATCATACGGAGGAAGTACAAAGGGATCAGAGCACAGTGCTGTTGACTGACTGCACCTGCTATATAGCATCCCTTTTGTTTCTCagcataaattaatatctttatattaatGAGTTGAAACGTGCAACAATCTTTCCAAGAAAGGACGATCACATCGATCAATcaaattcctttctttatttttcttttgaaccaCATGCATTAATCAAATTCATGGGAGAATATTTCGAGAAAAAATCGAAATATTATTTGTCTGGAATATCTacacaaatcaaaagaagataTTATGCACGGTGCCCTTTCCTTTGCTTTATAGAATCAGGGCTTGTCTTTactttaaccaaataaaaaaagagcagGAGACTATATATTCCAATTATATGGGCTTATTAATCCGACcaacatattaattttgtttattttatgttctccCATGTTGTTAACGTCAAAAAGATGATCAAAACCGAGTATATATACACTGTGTAATCTATATGATTTGATTCCTAGCTATGAAAAAGATATATCTATATAGTTCTAGACAATTAAATTAGTGGTTTTCGACGTCgttgaaaaaaatgaatcggATAGAAAAATTGTGTTCCACGCATGGACTTTCTAAAGTGTTTTCATACCTGAACTAACTTGCTGacgtagattttttttgtttttttgtgttaagagtatttaaaaaaaaattatttttttattttaaattaatattattttgatgtgttaatataaaaaataaaataatatattttaatatatttaaaaaatattttaaaaaataatttttaccacACTTTCAAAAATTTACAGACACTCCATAGTACAATACAAGTTGagttctttttaatataaataattaatttaagagtCCGGGTtaattaataactgatttattgatttgatttcatattttttttcataataaaaacaattattctaattcaaaatcaattcatGTTACTTTAACCGAAATACTTTAAATTGGATGATACACAATTGATAACAATTAATAGGGGCAGAACTAATTATGATTTTAGGTATGAGGTGtcaaaactgaaaataaaatataaacaaataatggttaaagaataacaattaattctttGGAGGTGCAAAAGTGCATATTTGTTATGAAATAACCCTCAATTTCAAtggtatgttaaaaaaaatcttaaaacatttagcattaaaatgaaaatttgggCTGTCATGGCCCCTCCTATCGGTAATACAAGttgtataatttaaaatcaatgctTCATGTTTATTACCTAAGTACAGTTTTAAtgtaaatctataatattacaatgaaaaaagataaatatattattataactaactcgaatattaaaacatttttttcttgcgCCAGTATTATGTCGGTGCTTCCACCAATAAATTATTTACTGACTGAATTATCTATAAATATGAAATTCGAAACAAAAACCTTGTCAATAACAAGTTTTTACTAGgaaattcatcaataatttatatgtttatgAAAATTCCTGTAATTTTGTAGTTCTGGAAGATTATAattttacttaattaatttgagctaaaaattataaaccaaacTGAATCATAGCTTTATTAAAGGCAGTCTAAATTATTCAAAAGTGTTACCTACGTACATAGTCTACTCATTGGAAAGGTTGGACCACAACCCTGGTGTTCATGATCTTTCTggtatatatgttttgtttaataataaaTCTTAACCTAAAGTGTAAGAtcacaaaaccaaaataaaagttCAGCATTAAAAGACAAATttctgtttcaaaaaaatattcctttatAGAGTTACTgtattattatcaattatctcATCCAATTCGATGGGTTGATATATAATCATATATAGCATGCTTTGATTACATCGATCTTGCAGCTAAATATGttcataaattttatcaaattattaagaTTCTCTGTCATTTTCTTTATGCAAAATGGTAGAAGGAATATAATTACGTGTTTCCGTTCATTCTTGCCcactcttcattttctttttcatttctttctcttaATGGTGCCCATGTTCTAGGAATTATAGCACCGGCCAAAAAAAGTACAAATCCACTTATTTAAGACAAGAGAGTCAGACATGTGTTTGGATTATGTTAATagtgataatttaaaatgtttttcatttataaatatattaaaataaaaaaaattatttttaatattaggataccaaaataatctaaaattataaaaaaaattattttaaataaaataattaatcacaCCTGGTGGCACAAGTGACATGCTATTTAATGGGGAAGCTTGGATACCTTAAAAAACACCTCAATCCAACtaccctaaaaaaacaaataattccaCCACGTGAAAAGAATGCTCAGCAATGCAGAAATTTCTCAGAAAGGACAAGGTTGCTGAAATCAAATGAAATGAAACAAGTTACCCACAAAGCATCTTTAAACTTGTATAAGACATACTGAACATCAAAACCCAAAGAGCAAAGATCCACACAAACACCAAAACCCTAATCGGTGGAAACAAACACCAAGATTTATCAGGAATATGTGGCAAGGAGGGAACAACAGCTTAGAGTCTGAAGGTTTAGATTTCTTGGAGTCCGTTCAACAGCATCTTGTTAGCCCTACTGATACTGATCGTGATTTTGATACTCCGATGAGTACTTGCCCACAAATGGAAAATAGTACTGAGGGTACTGCTTCAAGCTTCAGTGATGATCATGATCTCCTCTTTGATGATTCAATGACCTCAACAACGTTAGCGGTCGTTGAATCGGAGCCTCGGGGGCAGGGCATTCCTGGAGGGGACATGGCGTGTAAGAGCAACGTCGCGCTGGCCCCGAAAGGGAGTCAATATAGGGGAGTGAGGAGGAGGCCGTGGGGGAAGTATGCGGCGGAGATTAGGGACCCGAAGAAGAATGGAGCAAGGACGTGGCTTGGAACTTATGAGACACCTGAGGATGCTGCTCTTGCTTATGATCAAGCTGCTTTTAAGATTCGTGGAAGCAAAGCTAAGCTTAATTTTCCTCATCTAATTGGTTCTAAAGAATATGAACCTGTTAGATTGAGCTCCAAGAGAAGATCTCCTGAGCCTGAATTGGTGCACGATGGCTCCCCCAAGAGGAGAAAATGAAAACGAGTCATCGCGAGCCAAGATATCCCTTTGTAATTCTCTATATTTCCTTAAGAATAAGTACTGTTGAGGTCTTGAGCGATGGATTATTTGAAACCTAGTTATGTTCTTATTAACTAATTAATCGAAAAGGTCTTCTTGTCTTTCGAGAAATCAAGAGTTC from Populus alba chromosome 14, ASM523922v2, whole genome shotgun sequence includes:
- the LOC118034087 gene encoding ethylene-responsive transcription factor 2-like codes for the protein MWQGGNNSLESEGLDFLESVQQHLVSPTDTDRDFDTPMSTCPQMENSTEGTASSFSDDHDLLFDDSMTSTTLAVVESEPRGQGIPGGDMACKSNVALAPKGSQYRGVRRRPWGKYAAEIRDPKKNGARTWLGTYETPEDAALAYDQAAFKIRGSKAKLNFPHLIGSKEYEPVRLSSKRRSPEPELVHDGSPKRRK